The following proteins come from a genomic window of Streptococcus pneumoniae:
- a CDS encoding nucleoside phosphorylase, which translates to MIQKHAIPILEFDDNPQAVIMPNHEGLDLQLPKKCVYAFLGEEIDRYAREVGADCVGEFVSATKTYPVYVVNYKDEEICLVQAPVGSAPAAQFMDWLIGYGVEQIISTGTCGVLADIEENAFLVPVRALRDEGASYHYVAPCRYMEMQPEAIAAIEEVLEDRGIPYEEVMTWTTDGFYRETAEKVAYRKEEGCAVVEMECSALAAVAQLRGVLWGELLFTADSLADLDQYDSRDWGSEAFNKALELSLASVHHL; encoded by the coding sequence ATCCTCAGGCGGTTATCATGCCCAATCACGAGGGGCTGGACTTGCAGTTGCCAAAGAAGTGTGTTTATGCATTTTTAGGTGAGGAGATTGACCGCTATGCAAGGGAAGTAGGGGCGGATTGTGTCGGCGAATTCGTTTCTGCCACCAAGACCTATCCAGTTTATGTCGTGAACTACAAGGACGAGGAGATTTGTCTGGTTCAGGCTCCTGTCGGTTCAGCTCCAGCAGCCCAGTTTATGGATTGGTTGATTGGCTATGGTGTGGAGCAGATTATCTCTACTGGGACCTGTGGTGTCCTAGCTGATATAGAGGAAAATGCCTTTCTAGTCCCTGTTCGCGCTTTGCGAGATGAGGGAGCCAGTTACCACTATGTGGCACCTTGTCGTTATATGGAAATGCAGCCAGAGGCTATTGCTGCTATTGAGGAAGTTTTGGAAGACAGAGGGATTCCTTATGAAGAAGTCATGACCTGGACGACAGACGGTTTTTACCGAGAAACGGCTGAAAAGGTGGCTTATCGTAAGGAAGAAGGCTGTGCTGTTGTGGAGATGGAGTGTTCTGCTCTTGCGGCAGTAGCTCAATTGCGTGGGGTTCTCTGGGGTGAATTGTTGTTCACAGCAGATTCTCTAGCGGACTTGGACCAGTACGACAGTCGTGACTGGGGCTCGGAAGCTTTTAATAAGGCGCTAGAACTGAGTTTAGCAAGTGTTCACCACCTTTAG